In Dromiciops gliroides isolate mDroGli1 chromosome 5, mDroGli1.pri, whole genome shotgun sequence, the following are encoded in one genomic region:
- the TOB2 gene encoding protein Tob2 has translation MHLEIKVALNFIISYLYNKLPRRRADLFGEELERLLKKRYEGHWYPDRPLKGSGFRCVHIGETVDPVVELAAKRSGLAVEEVRANVPEELSVWIDPFEVSYQIGEKGTVKVLYLDDSEGCGAAAELDKEIKSSFNPEAQVFVPIGSQDSSLSSSPSPSMGQSPSPTFIPRSAQPITFTTATFAATKFGSTKMKKGGGGAGGAGGSGGGQQAPPQQPRLARSPTNTLLRQKGLSLSMHSLNFIGAGPAPQSQLSPNAKEFVYNGGSPSLFFDGVDGPPSGGLAPTPFGSPSSGGSGGGSGSGGSGGGFDVAQVFGGGANGLFLEKSPFVEGLSYNLNTMQYSSQSFQPVVLAN, from the coding sequence ATGCATTTGGAGATCAAGGTCGCACTCAACTTCATCATCTCTTACCTGTACAACAAGCTGCCCCGGCGCCGAGCGGACCTCTTTGGGGAAGAACTGGAGCGCCTCCTGAAGAAGCGGTACGAAGGTCACTGGTACCCGGACCGGCCCCTCAAGGGCTCGGGCTTCCGCTGCGTGCACATCGGGGAGACGGTGGATCCTGTGGTGGAGCTGGCGGCCAAGCGCAGCGGCCTGGCCGTGGAGGAGGTGCGCGCCAACGTGCCCGAGGAGCTGAGTGTCTGGATCGACCCCTTCGAGGTCTCCTACCAGATCGGGGAGAAGGGGACTGTCAAGGTCCTGTACCTGGACGACAGCGAGGGCTGTGGTGCCGCCGCCGAGCTCGACAAGGAGATCAAGAGCAGCTTCAACCCGGAGGCCCAGGTGTTTGTCCCCATCGGCAGTCAAGACAGCTCCCTGTCCAGCTCGCCCTCACCATCCATGGGCCAGTCGCCCAGCCCCACCTTCATCCCCCGCTCGGCCCAGCCCATCACCTTCACCACCGCCACCTTTGCCGCCACCAAGTTCGGCTCCACCAAGATGAAGAAAGGCGGAGGTGGTGCGGGAGGGGCCGGGGGTAGTGGAGGAGGCCAGCAGGCCCCCCCACAGCAGCCCCGCCTGGCCAGGTCTCCCACCAACACCCTGCTGAGGCAGAAGGGCCTCTCCTTGTCTATGCATTCTCTGAACTTCATCGGGGCAGGGCCGGCCCCCCAGTCCCAGCTCTCCCCCAACGCCAAGGAGTTTGTGTACAACGGTGGCTCCCCCAGCCTCTTCTTTGATGGGGTGGACGGGCCGCCCAGTGGCGGCCTGGCCCCCACCCCCTTTGGCAGCCCCAGCAGCGGAGGCTCAGGTGGCGGCAGTGGCAGCGGCGGCAGCGGTGGTGGCTTCGACGTGGCCCAGGTGTTTGGAGGTGGTGCCAATGGCCTCTTCCTAGAGAAGTCGCCCTTTGTGGAGGGCCTCAGCTACAACCTGAACACCATGCAGTACTCCAGCCAGTCGTTCCAACCCGTGGTCCTGGCCaactga